A genomic region of Capnocytophaga canimorsus contains the following coding sequences:
- a CDS encoding Ig-like domain-containing protein: MKKIISFLGIATMLFTFMASCSKNAETSSVLPITLSVNTDLTLEIGQTSEVITIQGGDGNHFRIINTNASVAQIKQENNTFTVEAIRTGETIIVVNSAGKSKSLKVIVAAPAVSFGEITSPLALKVGESKVIPLSGGDQKEFSATSSDAQTLEVSISEKKLTIKALKAGNATIKVSSAGKTAQLEVSITNVLIESIKIDEPQNFKPGNYRLSATILPENATQKTLIWESDAPNVVQIINQNTGEIFIKPRYGQSATISVKSTDGSQIIAQHTISVVKLVEKITFTWGKTQKLDIGNKNIKLDRIIEPADATNQVLEWESSHPDVVSVDDQGRISTHKEGSVIITAKATDGSHTHETIEIKVILAINKVTIDQAQGETMQIKKGQHPLSISIWHNDELKESGITDKSKSGLGYVRWKIADKPKDNTATFGWKNGEKHILYAPKTGVITIEATYHDTLENDYISKKIIVTITE; the protein is encoded by the coding sequence ATGAAAAAAATAATTTCTTTTTTAGGTATTGCAACAATGTTGTTTACATTTATGGCTTCTTGCAGTAAAAATGCAGAAACCTCCTCTGTTCTACCTATTACACTATCTGTAAATACTGATTTGACCTTAGAGATAGGGCAAACCTCTGAAGTGATAACCATACAGGGAGGTGATGGGAATCATTTTAGAATTATCAATACCAATGCTTCCGTTGCTCAAATTAAACAAGAAAATAATACATTCACAGTAGAGGCAATCCGAACTGGTGAAACTATTATTGTGGTTAACTCGGCAGGAAAAAGCAAATCGTTAAAAGTGATTGTTGCAGCACCTGCTGTATCGTTTGGGGAAATAACTTCACCATTAGCACTTAAAGTAGGGGAAAGTAAAGTAATACCTCTTAGTGGTGGTGACCAAAAAGAATTTTCAGCTACTTCCTCTGATGCTCAAACCCTTGAAGTTAGTATTTCAGAAAAAAAACTTACCATAAAAGCTTTAAAAGCAGGAAATGCAACAATTAAAGTATCTTCAGCAGGGAAAACAGCTCAATTAGAGGTTTCAATTACCAATGTTTTAATTGAAAGTATCAAAATTGACGAACCACAAAATTTCAAACCTGGCAATTACCGTCTTTCAGCTACCATTTTACCTGAAAACGCTACTCAAAAAACCTTAATTTGGGAGTCAGATGCCCCTAATGTCGTGCAAATAATAAATCAAAATACAGGTGAAATTTTTATAAAGCCTCGATACGGACAATCGGCTACCATCAGCGTAAAATCAACCGACGGAAGCCAAATCATAGCTCAGCATACTATTTCTGTTGTTAAATTAGTTGAAAAAATTACCTTTACTTGGGGGAAAACGCAAAAATTAGATATAGGTAATAAAAATATCAAGTTAGATAGAATCATCGAACCTGCCGATGCTACGAATCAAGTCTTGGAATGGGAATCCAGCCACCCTGATGTGGTTTCAGTAGATGATCAAGGAAGAATAAGCACCCATAAAGAAGGAAGTGTTATCATTACAGCTAAAGCCACTGATGGTTCTCACACTCACGAAACCATTGAAATAAAAGTGATTTTAGCTATCAATAAAGTGACTATTGACCAAGCCCAAGGAGAAACTATGCAAATCAAAAAAGGGCAACATCCATTAAGTATTTCCATTTGGCATAATGATGAACTAAAAGAATCAGGAATTACTGATAAATCAAAAAGCGGATTAGGCTATGTACGTTGGAAGATTGCAGATAAACCCAAAGATAATACAGCTACTTTTGGTTGGAAAAACGGTGAAAAGCATATTTTATATGCCCCAAAAACGGGAGTAATTACCATTGAAGCTACCTATCACGATACATTAGAAAATGATTATATCAGTAAAAAAATAATCGTTACTATTACCGAATAA
- a CDS encoding TlpA family protein disulfide reductase: MRKISVLLLSAISLLACQKNEKTIINGKFSSYYGMPAKIVGEDIDKDLIIKEDGTFSDTLSVPSNHYTIVAGGAIIPIYLTQGNHLTINADFSENPLKTEFIGKDAKASEYLQSKMKLNSENEATYKEMFAQKPEDFTKSIQEVENKLAKLLEDHASKLEKSFVKLEEKENKFYILGLKTIYPALHKEFTQEEIQMPEAFEQELATLDLDNPEDFKKYPAYKRLVINTFTKNFFELQADKLSEDYPKRWLNFLNKIKKLKTKDLKKEIAPFIAYEMDASNSKESNQMILEILKENITDSLALQQINQKYASLEKLYPGNDVPNFNFENFKGGKTTLESLRGKLVYIDLWATWCVPCLKEIPALQALEKEYHDKDIVFVSISIDQKYEDWKKYLTENKLSGIQLYADLTTENNFAQELEVHSIPYFILLDKHGKIIRVNAPRPSDPQIKKLIDSHL, encoded by the coding sequence ATGAGAAAAATATCAGTACTATTGTTATCTGCAATAAGCCTCTTGGCTTGTCAAAAAAATGAAAAAACCATAATTAATGGTAAATTTTCTAGTTACTACGGAATGCCCGCTAAAATTGTTGGAGAAGACATCGATAAAGACTTAATAATCAAAGAAGATGGTACTTTTTCTGATACGCTTTCGGTTCCTTCCAATCATTACACCATTGTGGCAGGAGGAGCTATAATTCCCATTTATCTTACGCAGGGTAATCACCTAACTATCAATGCTGATTTTTCAGAAAATCCTCTAAAAACGGAATTTATCGGGAAAGATGCCAAGGCATCAGAATACCTACAAAGTAAAATGAAATTAAATTCGGAAAATGAAGCTACCTACAAAGAAATGTTTGCGCAAAAGCCCGAAGATTTTACCAAATCAATACAAGAAGTTGAAAATAAACTCGCTAAATTACTGGAAGATCACGCGTCAAAACTTGAAAAATCATTTGTAAAATTAGAAGAAAAAGAAAACAAATTTTACATTTTAGGGCTAAAAACAATCTACCCTGCACTGCATAAAGAATTTACCCAAGAAGAAATACAAATGCCTGAAGCCTTTGAACAAGAATTGGCAACATTAGATTTGGATAATCCAGAGGATTTTAAGAAATATCCTGCCTACAAACGATTGGTTATAAATACATTTACAAAAAATTTCTTTGAATTACAAGCTGACAAACTTTCAGAAGATTACCCTAAACGTTGGTTGAACTTTCTAAATAAGATTAAAAAACTGAAAACCAAAGATTTGAAAAAAGAAATCGCACCTTTCATTGCCTATGAAATGGATGCTTCAAACAGCAAAGAAAGCAATCAAATGATTTTGGAAATTTTAAAAGAAAACATAACAGACTCATTAGCTTTACAACAAATTAACCAAAAATACGCCTCGCTTGAAAAGCTTTACCCTGGAAATGACGTACCTAATTTTAACTTTGAAAACTTTAAAGGTGGAAAAACGACGCTTGAAAGCCTACGCGGAAAATTGGTTTACATTGACCTTTGGGCAACTTGGTGTGTACCTTGCCTTAAGGAAATACCTGCTTTGCAGGCATTAGAAAAAGAATATCACGATAAAGACATTGTTTTTGTAAGTATTTCCATTGACCAAAAATATGAAGATTGGAAGAAATATTTGACTGAAAACAAACTCTCTGGCATACAACTTTATGCCGATTTGACTACGGAAAATAACTTCGCTCAAGAGCTTGAAGTTCATTCCATTCCATATTTCATCTTGTTGGATAAACACGGAAAAATTATCCGCGTTAACGCTCCACGCCCATCTGACCCACAAATCAAAAAACTAATAGATAGCCATTTGTAA
- a CDS encoding type I phosphomannose isomerase catalytic subunit, translating into MYPIKFVPILKERLWGGVKLKTWFNKPIENEITGESWEVSAVPGDVSVVANGNFQGKTLQELIEMYPNELLGKRVYERFGKEFPILIKFIDAREDLSIQVHPNDVLAKQRHNSFGKTEMWYVMQADPDARLIVGFNKDVTRQEYQQHLSDGTLTEIMNYESVSEGDTFFINTGKVHAIGAGIIIAEIQQTSDITYRVYDFNRKDKNGNLRELHTEQALDAIDYQKKDDFKVTYNRQENTTNAMVSCPYFITNYLKLDANFHKEIASEDSFHIYMCVKGNGKISDGSTTLEINCGETVLFPAACGKLYVETQNMELLEVRL; encoded by the coding sequence ATGTATCCTATTAAATTTGTTCCTATACTTAAAGAACGTCTTTGGGGGGGAGTTAAATTGAAAACTTGGTTTAATAAACCTATTGAAAATGAGATTACAGGTGAAAGTTGGGAGGTTTCGGCAGTGCCTGGAGATGTTTCCGTAGTGGCTAACGGAAATTTTCAAGGAAAAACTTTACAAGAACTTATAGAGATGTATCCTAATGAATTGCTTGGCAAACGTGTTTATGAGCGTTTTGGTAAGGAATTTCCTATTCTCATTAAATTTATTGATGCTCGTGAAGACCTTTCCATACAAGTACACCCTAATGACGTTTTGGCTAAACAAAGGCATAATTCCTTTGGAAAAACTGAAATGTGGTATGTAATGCAAGCCGACCCCGATGCCCGCCTTATCGTAGGTTTCAATAAAGATGTTACTCGCCAAGAATATCAACAGCATTTAAGTGATGGTACCCTTACTGAAATTATGAATTACGAGTCGGTAAGCGAGGGCGATACCTTTTTCATCAATACTGGAAAGGTACACGCCATAGGAGCAGGAATCATCATTGCTGAAATTCAACAAACTAGCGATATTACTTATAGAGTGTACGATTTTAATCGGAAGGACAAAAATGGTAATTTGAGGGAATTACATACCGAACAAGCACTAGATGCTATTGATTATCAGAAAAAAGATGATTTCAAAGTTACCTACAATCGGCAAGAGAATACCACTAATGCTATGGTGTCCTGTCCGTATTTTATTACTAATTATTTAAAACTCGACGCTAATTTTCATAAAGAAATCGCTTCGGAAGATTCTTTCCACATTTATATGTGTGTTAAAGGAAATGGTAAAATTTCCGACGGAAGCACTACGCTTGAAATCAATTGTGGAGAAACGGTTTTATTCCCTGCAGCGTGCGGAAAACTCTACGTTGAAACTCAAAATATGGAATTGTTAGAGGTGCGTTTGTAA
- a CDS encoding anhydro-N-acetylmuramic acid kinase, protein MKGYKIIGLMSGTSLDGLDIAFCHFKKENEQWFFDIEAAKSISYDQNMRESLKNAVHLSAEQLLRLHNQYGKWLGEQTQLFISEKKINPQTIASHGHTVFHQPQNGFTLQIGSGQHLSNVVQLPVICDFRVGDVALGGQGAPLVPIGDQLLFAEFDFCLNLGGISNISFEREGKRIAYDIGIANMILNHLCRKIGKNYDHNGNLAKNGKLLPTLLERLNKLPYYQTDYPKSTGFEWFSKEILPIVESIDAKVEDLLYTAVHHICGQIKINVEKHLSPFKKQKLLITGGGALNTFLIETLKEKLDKQIEIIVPEKQIIEFKEALIFAFMGVLRLENQINILSSVTGARKDSCGGILFLPQ, encoded by the coding sequence ATGAAAGGGTATAAAATCATCGGGCTGATGTCGGGTACCTCATTAGACGGATTGGATATCGCCTTTTGTCATTTCAAGAAAGAAAATGAGCAATGGTTTTTCGATATTGAAGCAGCAAAAAGCATCTCATACGACCAAAATATGCGCGAAAGCCTCAAAAATGCGGTTCATTTAAGTGCAGAACAACTCTTAAGGCTACATAATCAATACGGGAAATGGTTAGGTGAACAGACCCAATTATTCATCTCTGAGAAAAAAATAAACCCACAAACCATTGCCAGTCACGGACATACGGTTTTTCATCAGCCTCAAAATGGTTTTACTTTACAAATCGGTTCAGGGCAGCATCTAAGCAATGTAGTGCAACTGCCCGTAATTTGTGATTTCCGTGTGGGAGATGTTGCTTTGGGCGGACAAGGTGCACCCTTAGTCCCCATTGGCGATCAACTTCTGTTTGCAGAATTCGATTTTTGCCTGAATTTGGGAGGTATCAGTAACATTTCTTTTGAAAGAGAAGGAAAACGCATCGCTTATGATATCGGTATTGCTAATATGATTTTGAACCATCTTTGCCGAAAAATTGGGAAGAATTACGATCATAACGGAAATTTAGCCAAAAATGGTAAACTCCTCCCTACATTATTAGAACGATTGAACAAGCTGCCTTATTACCAAACTGACTATCCGAAATCAACTGGTTTTGAATGGTTTTCCAAAGAAATCCTCCCCATAGTAGAATCTATAGACGCTAAGGTTGAGGATTTGCTTTACACGGCAGTTCATCACATTTGTGGGCAAATAAAAATCAATGTAGAAAAACATTTATCCCCTTTTAAAAAGCAAAAACTTTTGATTACAGGAGGTGGTGCTTTAAATACGTTTCTGATAGAAACATTAAAAGAAAAGTTAGATAAGCAAATTGAAATTATAGTTCCCGAAAAACAAATTATCGAATTCAAAGAAGCTTTAATCTTCGCTTTTATGGGAGTTTTACGTCTTGAAAATCAAATCAATATTTTGAGTTCGGTTACCGGAGCTCGAAAAGATTCTTGCGGAGGCATCTTATTTTTACCTCAATGA
- the lpdA gene encoding dihydrolipoyl dehydrogenase → MKTYDVVVIGSGPGGYVAAIRAAQLGFKTAIIEKYATLGGTCLNVGCIPSKALLDSSHHYEDALKHFESHGIEISGEIKMNLEKMIARKQSVVEQTSAGVKFLMDKNKIDVYQGLGSFADTTHVKITMNDGSSQQIEAKKIIIATGSKPASLPFITVDKERIITSTEALKMNEVPKHLIVIGGGVIGLELGQVYRRLGAEVSVVEYMEGILPTMDTSLGKELTKILKKQGFKFYTSHKVKEVSRKGEKVIVKADNKKGEEIALEGDYVLVAVGRRPYTEGLNLQAAGVKTDERGRVVVNDHLQTNVPNIYAIGDVVRGAMLAHKAEEEGVLVAEYLAGQKPHMDYNLIPGVVYTWPEVASVGKTEEQLKTEGIRYKTGQFPMRALGRARASMDTDGFVKVLADPTTDEILGVHIIGARAADMIAEAVTAMEFKASAEDIARISHAHPTFTEAIKEAALAATDNRAIHV, encoded by the coding sequence ATGAAAACATATGATGTTGTAGTGATAGGTTCAGGTCCTGGTGGTTACGTAGCGGCTATTCGTGCTGCTCAATTGGGGTTTAAAACCGCAATCATTGAGAAGTACGCTACTTTGGGCGGAACGTGCCTTAACGTGGGATGTATCCCTTCCAAAGCCTTGTTAGATTCATCGCATCACTACGAAGATGCTCTTAAACATTTTGAAAGTCACGGCATTGAAATCTCTGGAGAAATCAAAATGAATCTGGAGAAAATGATTGCCCGAAAGCAATCGGTAGTAGAACAAACTTCCGCTGGGGTTAAGTTTTTGATGGATAAAAACAAAATAGATGTTTATCAAGGATTAGGTAGTTTTGCTGATACCACGCACGTAAAGATAACTATGAACGATGGTTCATCACAGCAAATAGAAGCTAAAAAAATTATCATTGCTACGGGTTCAAAACCAGCGTCGTTACCTTTTATTACTGTTGATAAAGAACGAATCATTACTTCTACAGAAGCTCTTAAAATGAACGAAGTCCCTAAACATTTGATTGTTATTGGAGGAGGGGTTATCGGTTTGGAATTGGGACAAGTTTATCGCCGTTTAGGTGCTGAGGTTTCTGTTGTAGAATATATGGAGGGTATTTTGCCTACTATGGATACATCTTTAGGAAAAGAACTGACAAAAATACTTAAAAAACAAGGATTTAAGTTTTATACGAGCCACAAAGTAAAAGAAGTATCTCGTAAAGGAGAAAAAGTAATAGTTAAAGCTGATAATAAGAAAGGGGAGGAAATTGCTTTGGAAGGTGACTACGTATTGGTTGCTGTGGGCAGACGTCCTTACACCGAAGGGTTGAATTTGCAAGCCGCTGGAGTGAAAACTGATGAACGAGGCAGAGTCGTTGTCAATGACCATTTACAAACCAATGTACCTAATATTTATGCCATAGGCGATGTTGTTCGTGGGGCAATGTTAGCTCATAAGGCTGAGGAAGAAGGCGTTTTAGTTGCCGAATATTTAGCGGGTCAGAAACCTCATATGGATTACAATTTGATTCCTGGGGTAGTATATACTTGGCCAGAGGTAGCCTCGGTAGGAAAAACCGAAGAGCAACTGAAAACCGAAGGAATTCGCTATAAAACAGGACAATTCCCAATGCGAGCTTTAGGACGTGCACGTGCAAGTATGGATACTGATGGTTTTGTTAAAGTTTTAGCAGACCCCACAACTGATGAAATACTAGGTGTTCATATAATAGGAGCACGTGCTGCCGATATGATTGCCGAAGCTGTTACTGCAATGGAATTTAAAGCCAGTGCTGAAGATATTGCACGTATCAGCCACGCTCACCCAACTTTTACCGAAGCCATTAAAGAAGCAGCTTTAGCTGCGACTGACAATAGAGCCATTCACGTGTAA
- the pyrF gene encoding orotidine-5'-phosphate decarboxylase gives MTLQKLINQIRKKKSLLCVGLDVDLTKVPSHLLQTEDPIFEFNKAIIDATHSFAVAYKPNTAFYEAYGVKGWQSLAKTIAYINENHPDIFTIADAKRGDIGNTSAMYAKAFFNDLQFDSVTVAPYMGKDSVEPFLAFEDKITILLALTSNAGAFDFQTQMVNNEELYKKVLQTSLTWENSQNLMYVVGATKAEYLKEIRKIVPNHFLLVPGVGAQGGSLDEVCEYGLNADNGLLINSSRGIIYASNGTDFAEKSREEAQKLQQQMEKWVR, from the coding sequence ATGACACTACAAAAACTAATAAATCAAATACGGAAAAAGAAATCACTTTTGTGTGTAGGACTTGATGTGGATTTGACAAAAGTTCCTTCGCATTTGTTACAAACTGAAGACCCTATTTTTGAGTTCAACAAAGCCATTATCGATGCGACACACTCTTTCGCGGTGGCTTACAAACCCAATACGGCGTTTTATGAGGCTTATGGGGTGAAAGGTTGGCAATCATTGGCAAAAACTATTGCATATATCAATGAAAATCACCCTGATATATTTACCATTGCCGATGCGAAACGTGGTGATATTGGTAATACGTCTGCAATGTATGCTAAGGCTTTTTTCAATGATTTGCAGTTCGATAGCGTTACGGTAGCTCCATATATGGGAAAGGATTCGGTAGAGCCCTTTTTAGCTTTTGAAGATAAAATTACCATACTTTTAGCATTGACTTCCAATGCGGGAGCTTTTGATTTTCAAACACAAATGGTAAATAATGAGGAGCTTTATAAAAAAGTATTGCAGACTTCTTTAACGTGGGAAAATAGTCAGAATTTGATGTACGTAGTAGGAGCTACCAAAGCCGAATATCTGAAAGAAATCCGTAAGATTGTGCCGAATCACTTTCTGTTGGTTCCTGGTGTAGGAGCTCAAGGCGGTAGTTTGGATGAGGTTTGTGAGTATGGACTCAATGCAGATAATGGTTTGCTGATAAACTCTTCAAGAGGAATCATTTATGCCTCCAACGGTACTGATTTTGCCGAAAAATCCCGTGAAGAAGCCCAAAAATTACAACAACAAATGGAAAAATGGGTGCGTTAA
- the secDF gene encoding protein translocase subunit SecDF, whose protein sequence is MQNKGLIKLFALLFGLVSLYQLSFTFITNRVEGDAEAYAKAKVADSESNYVDKRSKIEAKYLDSMLTKDVYNIGIAKFTYGEAKEKELNKGLDLKGGINVILQISVKDILKGLANNSKDPIFNKSLAEADELLRKTDQTYLDLFFEAYAKNGGKLASPDVFANKTLSEEINFQMSDSEVRPIIRRKVDESVVSAFEVLRKRIDKFGVSQPNIQRLGTSGRILVELPGVKDVTRVKTLLQSTAQLEFWEAFKNVEVYPYLETVNQYLRSTVKAQESKQPEQTSAIDSLLADVKQDSLKATEVNPLFDLVKSGGFEGGPVLFGVSLKDTATVNGYLKSAEAKRLLPAHLQFAKFVWGKPAKKTDIIELYALRGNRDNIAPLTGGVITDARQTTDVHNKPAVSMQMDGKGAKIWENMTDKAFKEQGQIAITLDDIVYSAPGVTNGAISGGRSEITGTFELNEAIDLANVLRAGKLPASADIVQSEVVGPSLGQEAIDSGFMSFFIAAIVIFVWMIVFYGRAGLYANIALLFNVLLIFGVLTSIGAVLTLPGIAGIVLTIGMAIDANVLIFERAKEELAKGKGVAQAVADGFSNALSSILDANITTGLTAIILLVFGSGPIQGFATTLLIGIVTSLFTAIFITRLLIDYSVNKKHNLTFSTSVTKNFLKGVDFDFLAKRKVAYIASGLVILVSIISLFTVGLNQGIDFVGGRTYQIRFEHEVKPEQIAKDLQPFIGNSEVKTFGATNQIKISTKYKVEEESTEVDNEIQGLLFQGLQKNLPDGFTYEEFIGSSSDSKLGILQSMKVGPTIAEDIKSSAFWSIIGSLIVISLYILFRFRRWQFSLGAVIASAHDVVLVLGIFSLTYSFMPFNMEIDQAFIAAILTVIGYSLNDTVIIFDRIREMMQDSSWTKERINTALNSTLVRTLNTSMTTLAVLLTIFFFGGESLRGFMFAMIVGVVVGTYSSIFIATPLMYDTLDKKLFKKQ, encoded by the coding sequence ATGCAAAACAAAGGACTTATTAAACTGTTTGCGTTATTGTTCGGACTTGTGAGCCTTTATCAGCTTTCATTTACGTTCATAACCAACAGGGTAGAGGGTGATGCCGAGGCTTATGCAAAAGCCAAGGTGGCTGATTCGGAAAGTAACTATGTTGATAAACGAAGTAAAATTGAAGCCAAATACTTGGACTCAATGCTTACTAAAGACGTTTATAACATAGGAATTGCCAAATTCACTTACGGTGAAGCCAAAGAAAAAGAATTAAATAAAGGGCTTGACTTAAAAGGAGGAATTAACGTAATCCTTCAAATTTCGGTAAAAGATATTTTGAAAGGACTTGCTAACAACTCTAAAGACCCTATTTTCAATAAATCATTAGCAGAAGCCGATGAGCTTTTAAGAAAAACAGACCAAACCTATTTGGATTTGTTCTTTGAAGCCTATGCAAAAAATGGCGGTAAATTAGCCTCTCCTGATGTTTTCGCTAACAAAACACTAAGCGAAGAAATTAACTTTCAAATGTCGGATAGTGAGGTGCGTCCTATCATCCGTCGTAAGGTAGATGAATCTGTGGTTTCTGCCTTTGAAGTATTGCGCAAACGTATTGATAAGTTTGGAGTGTCTCAACCTAATATTCAGCGTTTAGGTACATCAGGACGTATTTTGGTGGAATTGCCTGGCGTAAAAGATGTAACTCGTGTAAAAACACTTCTGCAAAGTACAGCTCAATTGGAGTTTTGGGAAGCTTTCAAAAATGTTGAGGTGTACCCTTACCTTGAAACGGTAAATCAGTACTTGAGAAGTACGGTTAAGGCTCAAGAATCAAAACAGCCTGAACAAACCAGTGCTATTGATTCTCTTTTGGCGGATGTTAAACAAGATTCTTTAAAAGCCACAGAGGTAAATCCGTTATTTGATTTGGTGAAGTCAGGAGGCTTTGAGGGGGGACCTGTTTTGTTTGGGGTTTCTCTCAAAGATACAGCAACGGTAAACGGTTATTTAAAATCGGCAGAAGCTAAACGTTTGTTGCCAGCTCATTTACAGTTTGCTAAGTTTGTTTGGGGAAAACCAGCTAAAAAGACCGATATTATTGAGCTTTACGCTTTGCGTGGTAATCGTGATAACATCGCACCACTTACTGGAGGAGTAATTACGGATGCGCGTCAAACCACTGATGTTCACAACAAACCAGCAGTTTCTATGCAAATGGATGGAAAAGGAGCTAAAATTTGGGAAAATATGACCGATAAGGCTTTCAAAGAACAAGGGCAAATTGCCATCACTTTGGATGATATTGTATATTCGGCTCCTGGGGTAACCAATGGTGCTATTTCTGGTGGGCGCTCCGAAATTACTGGAACCTTTGAACTCAATGAAGCAATTGATTTAGCTAATGTATTGAGAGCTGGTAAATTACCTGCAAGTGCCGATATTGTACAATCTGAGGTAGTTGGACCTTCATTGGGGCAAGAGGCTATTGATAGTGGTTTTATGTCGTTTTTCATTGCTGCCATTGTAATTTTCGTTTGGATGATCGTCTTCTACGGAAGAGCTGGATTGTATGCTAATATTGCCTTATTGTTCAACGTATTACTCATATTCGGAGTTTTAACCAGCATTGGTGCAGTACTTACCCTACCTGGTATTGCAGGTATTGTACTTACCATTGGTATGGCTATTGATGCCAACGTGTTGATATTTGAAAGAGCTAAAGAAGAGTTGGCTAAAGGAAAAGGGGTTGCTCAAGCGGTGGCAGATGGTTTTAGCAATGCACTTTCTTCCATTTTAGATGCGAACATCACTACAGGTTTAACAGCTATCATATTGTTGGTGTTTGGTAGCGGACCTATTCAAGGATTTGCCACTACTTTACTCATTGGTATAGTAACTTCTTTGTTTACGGCCATATTTATCACACGTTTACTGATAGACTACAGCGTTAACAAAAAGCATAATTTAACATTCTCTACATCTGTAACCAAGAATTTCTTGAAAGGAGTAGATTTTGATTTCTTAGCAAAACGCAAGGTAGCTTACATCGCCTCTGGATTGGTTATTTTGGTAAGTATCATTTCTTTGTTTACTGTTGGATTAAACCAGGGTATAGACTTTGTGGGGGGTAGAACTTATCAAATCCGTTTTGAACACGAGGTAAAACCTGAGCAAATAGCTAAAGATTTACAGCCTTTTATAGGTAATTCGGAAGTGAAAACTTTTGGTGCTACCAATCAGATTAAAATTTCTACTAAATATAAAGTAGAAGAAGAAAGCACCGAAGTAGATAATGAAATACAGGGGTTGTTATTTCAAGGATTACAAAAAAACTTACCTGACGGATTTACTTATGAAGAATTTATAGGTTCAAGTTCTGATTCAAAATTAGGAATATTGCAATCTATGAAAGTTGGACCGACCATCGCTGAGGATATTAAAAGTAGTGCATTTTGGTCAATCATCGGTTCTTTGATTGTAATTTCACTTTATATTTTGTTCAGATTTAGAAGATGGCAATTCTCTTTAGGAGCTGTGATAGCCTCTGCACACGATGTGGTGTTAGTATTGGGGATATTCTCGCTAACCTATAGTTTTATGCCTTTTAATATGGAAATAGATCAAGCTTTCATTGCTGCGATACTTACCGTTATAGGTTATTCTTTGAACGACACGGTAATTATTTTCGACCGAATTCGTGAAATGATGCAAGATAGTAGTTGGACAAAAGAGCGTATCAATACAGCACTAAACAGCACTTTGGTACGTACCTTGAATACCTCAATGACTACTTTGGCGGTGTTGCTTACTATTTTCTTCTTTGGTGGTGAATCGCTCAGAGGGTTTATGTTTGCTATGATTGTAGGGGTGGTTGTAGGTACTTATTCTTCTATTTTTATAGCTACTCCTTTAATGTATGATACATTGGATAAAAAGCTATTTAAAAAACAATAG